From one Macaca nemestrina isolate mMacNem1 chromosome 5, mMacNem.hap1, whole genome shotgun sequence genomic stretch:
- the LOC105489583 gene encoding glycine N-methyltransferase produces MVDSVYRTRSLGVAAEGLPDQYADGEAARVWQLYIGNTRSRTAEYKAWLLGLLRQHGCQRVLDVACGTGVDSIMLVEEGFSVTSVDASDKMLKYALKERWNRRHEPAFDKWVIEEANWMTLDKDVPQSAEGGFDAVICLGNSFAHLPDCKGDQSEHRLALKNIASMVRAGGLLVIDHRNYDHILSTGCAPPGKNIYYKSDLTKDITTSVLIVNNKAHMVTLDYTVQVPGAGQDGSPGLSKFRLSYYPHCLASFTELLQAAFGGKCQHSVLGDFKPYKPGQAYVPCYFIHVLKRTD; encoded by the exons ATGGTGGACAGCGTGTACCGGACCCGCTCCCTGGGGGTGGCAGCCGAAGGGCTCCCGGACCAGTACGCGGACGGGGAGGCGGCGCGCGTGTGGCAGCTGTACATTGGGAACACCCGCAGCCGCACCGCCGAGTACAAGGCATGGCTGCTCGGGCTGCTGCGACAGCACGGCTGCCAGCGGGTGCTCGACGTGGCTTGTGGCACCGG GGTGGACTCCATTATGCTGGTGGAAGAGGGCTTCAGCGTGACGAGTGTGGATGCCAGTGACAAGATGCTGAAGTATGCGCTTAAGGAGCGCTGGAACCGGCGGCACGAGCCGGCCTTCGACAAGTGGG TCATTGAAGAAGCCAACTGGATGACTCTGGACAAAGATGTGCCCCAGTCAGCAGAGGGTGGCTTTGATGCTGTCATCTGCCTTGGAAACAGTTTCGCTCACTTGCCAGACTGCAAAG GGGACCAGAGTGAGCACCGGCTGGCGCTGAAAAACATTGCAAGCATGGTGCGAGCAGGGGGCCTGCTGGTCATTGATCACCGCAACTACGACCACATCCTCAGCACAGGCTGTGCACCCCCAGGGAAGAATATCTACTATAAG AGTGACTTGACCAAGGACATCACAACATCAGTGCTGATAGTGAACAACAAGGCCCACATGGTGACCCTGGACTATACAGTGCAGGTGCCGGGAGCTGGCCAGGATGGCTCTCCTGGCTTGAG TAAGTTCCGGCTCTCCTACTACCCACACTGTCTGGCATCCTTCACGGAGTTGCTCCAAGCAGCCTTCGGGGGCAAGTGCCAGCACAGCGTCCTGGGCGACTTCAAGCCTTACAAGCCAGGCCAAGCCTATGTTCCCTGCTACTTCATCCACGTGCTCAAGAGGACAGACTGA